The Bacteriovorax sp. PP10 nucleotide sequence TTAGTTTTTTCAGTCGAGAAAAGACTCATTAAAGTAGTATAGATCATGTTGTCGATAATTGATTTAGGCATCAATGATCCTATACTCTTACCGTTTAAATCATTAATTTGAATTTTCTGATCGACAATCCCATCTACCATTACATTAAAAGTCATTCCAGAGCTAAATCCCATATTCAGTGTACGAAGTAGGGATCTTAAATCTTGTGAAAGTTTTAAGGCACCAGGATTCTCTTGTAATTTTTCTTCGGCCTGCTCCAGTATGCGGTTTATGAAAACCAGACTCACTCCTAAAACAATTAGTGGGAGAGTGGATTTTGAGAGCATTTTTTGTCTGGCACCTTTTTGAAAGGCCATGGCAAATACTCCGCTGTAAAGTGAGAGTTTTAAAATGTAATTCCCGCGGTCTTCATTGGTTTTTAAATGACTGTAGTCTGTAGCAATTTTTTTTGTAAAACGTGTCAGCCTGTCTTTAGCATCAGGAACATTCACACGGGCACTTTGAATAGAGCCTCTGATCAAATTCTTAGAGTTTTCAGCAAAGTTTTTAAAAACAGATTTAGTTCCGTCTTTTTTTATAGTGGTCTTTAATTCTTTTAATGAAATGATTTTTTTCTTCGTTGAATAGTAAATCGGTTTCATATCTTTAGAAAAAATATTTCCACCAACTGATTTCCAGTCATCAAGTTTTAAAGTTGCAATCGCAGCACCTAATGCAACGAGATTGTCCGTAGGTATCTTCTCATTGAGAAGTTTTTGTAGGAGAGTGATGAATTCTTGTGGAGATATTTTCGCGTTTTGCATTTGTATAGTGTTTCACTCCTAAAAAAAGATTTCAACTAAAACAATGGGGAAAAACGCCCTGATGGGCCTTTGTAAAAGAGGAACAGGACTTGCACTTTAATACTTAACTATTGCGCTATCAACGCGCAAACAAATATTAAACACTGCTAAGAGGATGAAGTTATGTTGAAAGTATTATTACCGGCCCTGCTCACAATCTCCTTACATAGTGCTTATGCGGCAAAAATGGCGACCCCTAATAAGGAAATGAATACTGTCTTAACCGAACTTAATAAAAAAGGTGGCAGGCCTATTGAGACATTAACAGCTGGAGAGGCGAGAAAACAGCCGACTCCAGCAGATGCTGTCAAAGCAGTAATGGAAACTAAAAAAGATATGCCGAAAGCGTTGGTCTCTATTAAAGAAGTTCAGGTCAATGGAGCTGATGGGCCAATCCCTGCCCGAATTTATATTCCAGAAGGCGGAATTAAGCCAATGCCGGTTGTGGTTTATTATCACGGTGGTGGATTTGTTATCGCCGATAATAATGTTTACGATGCAACTCCAAGATCCCTTGCAGATCAGACGAAATCTATTTTTATTTCAGTTGAATATAGAAAAGGTCCAGAACATAAATTCCCAGCAGCTCATGACGATGCTTTTGCCGCCTATAAATGGGTGTTGGCAAATGCAGGATCTTTTGGTGGAGATCCTAAGCGTGTGGCCGTAGCAGGTGAGAGCGCTGGCGGAAACCTTGCACTTAACGTGGCCATTAGAGCGCGTGATGAAAAAGTACAGATCCCTGCTCATGAACTTATCATTTATCCGATTGCTGGAAGTTATATGGGAACAGCTTCATATAAAGAAAACGCCAATGCAAAACCTCTTAACCGAGAAATGATGGGATGGTTTATGAACCAATACTTGTCAGACCCAAAACAAAAAGATGACAAGAGAATCAATCTTCTTACGGCCAATTTTCAAGGGCTCAATGATGCAACAATTATTACAGCACAAATTGATCCATTAAGAAGCGAAGGTTTTGAGTTGGCAGAAAAAATGAAAGCTCAGGGTGTAGATGTGAAATACAAAAACTATAAAGGTGTGACTCACGAATTTTTCGGAATGGCACCGGTTCTTAAAGAAGCTCGTGAAGCTCAAAAGCTTGCAGCTAAAGATCTCACGAAAGCATTTAAACAATAATTAGGAGGCCTCATGGATATTAACACTCTTTACGTACAAACTCAGGGGAGTTTTAGAAATGAGGCCATCATATTTCTTCATGCTTTTCCTATGACATCGGACATGTGGAAAGAGCAGATGAGTTTTTTTTCAAAAACACATTACACGCTTGCTCCAGACCTGCCAGGGTTCGGAAAAGGTGTGCTGCCTTTTCATGCCATTACATTTGAACATTATGTCGATGCGGTTATCAGTTTTTTAAGAGAGGCAGGAATCAAGCGTTCTATATGGTGTGGACTCTCAATGGGGGGCTACCTCGCGATGAGAATGTACGAGCGCGCTCCTGAATTATGTAGCGGCCTAATTCTGGCCAATACTAAAGCGGCAGCAGATGATAATGCGGCCAAAGAAAAAAGATGGAGTACGATTAAAATGCTTCATTCACACCGTGAGGAATTCATTGCAAAGCAGTGGCATGCGATGGTTTCAAAATCTTCTTTGGAAAAAGTTAAATTGAAAAAATGCTTTCAGGAGATTGTTTCTAAAAGTGATGAAGAAGGAATTAGTGCTGGTCTTGTGAGTCTTGCGACTAGAATGGATAATACCGAAACACTTGCCCATATTACAGTTCCGACACTTATCCTGGCAGGTGAGCATGATAAAATCATCCCATTAAGTGAGATGCAATTCCTGCAAGAAAATATTCAAGGAAGTCGTTTGGAGATTATTAAAGGTACAGGCCACTTAAGCAATATGGAAAATCCGGATGACTTTAATAAAGTCATCGCAGACTTCCTTGCAAGTTTACATACAGATCATGTTAATTCTTCATTGTTGAATTGATGTCGTTCTTTCAATTGTAATGCTTTCAAAGCTCGCCATGTTATTTCCAAATAAAGGACCCGCTTGTTTTAAGAATTCAATTTCTTCAGGAGTGGAAGTTCTACCTAAGATTTTATTGCGGTAAGGATAACGTCCAAAACGTTCAATAATTGATTTATGCTTTAATTCGAAATCAAAAGATTCTTCTAATCCTGGCTCTGAAAAAAGCAGCATCGCCGAATTATGAATCATGTCTGATTCACTGTGCATGTAGGGCATATAAAGAAACTGTTTATACTTGGGTGCCAGGTTTTTATTGTATTCACCTCTTACTGCTTCCTGAGCAAGGACTAAGGCCATAGGGTCATAGATAAAAGACTTGGGATCATCGCGGTAAATATTGCGTGAAAATTGGTCGATAACTAAAATTTCGGCCAGCCTTCCCATAGGCTCATTTCTCCAGGATGAATATTCACCGGCCACTACTGAGGAGTGGAGCGCTATAAAACGCTCTGTCATCTTTAAATCAATATTTTCATCTCTTTCAAATCGTTGTGTTGGAGTTAGTTCTTCAAACCAGAAGTCGATGACTTCTTGATAATTAGTAGTCATGACTATTTACCTCTATTCGAGTTTTTATGAGTGAATGATCCATTCACGTAATGATTTTCGACTGCAGCTGTTTCGCCAACTTGAATTCTTGAATTCTCTTTGCTCTTTTCGTCAGCAGCAAATGTAGCAGGTGTAACTTTTCTTTGTGGTGGTTGAGTTTGAGGTTTTTCTGCCTCGGTTTTCTTGGATAGGTCAGTGTCTAGTTTCTGCTTAGTCATGATTTTCTCCTTGAAATAAAAAGCCACCCGAAGGTGGCTTCTTATTGATGATGTGTGGAAATAGATTTTTAAGGTCTACACAATGGCGATCACAATAATCTTTGCCTTTGTCTTGCGTTCCATGGCCAAGATCTCTCTTGGTACTAATATATAATGCATCTGTGGTGCCAAGAATTTAGCTATGAAAATAGGTGATTTCTCATTGGGAATACTGATCGTGGGGAAAATGTCCGCAAGAATTGCGCCCCAGCAAAAAAATTGACAAAAGTATGTGTCGTGAGTGAATAATAAGTAATGGATCTTATCGAGTATCACCCATACAAACCTTTTATTCCACCTCACTCAAAAAAATTAATTATTGGCAATTTTCCGATTGGAAAATTTTCAAATCCAGCGCGCTTTCATGAAATAAAAAATGGAGAAATGAATTTTTATTACGGTGGAGCAAGCAACAAGCTATGGAGGTTACTATCAGAGTGTTTTGGAAGATCATTAACGACTATAAAAGAAATTAAATTTTTTTTGAAAGAACATCACTTTGCTCTGGCCGACATACTTCTGTCTTGTCGAAGAATAAATGGCAGTGGCCTTGATACGGCCTTATATGACAAAACTTACAACACTGATTTAAGAAAAATTATTGAAAAAGAAAACTTCGAAGAGCTGCTTTTTACCTCTCGTCATGTCTACACTCAGTTTAGAAAACATATTGGAAAATTCCCAAATATCAAGCAAACCATACTTATATCGCCATCGCCCACAGCGGTGCGAGGATTAGTCAAAAACAAAGAATACCTCGAATTAAAGAAGAAAAATCGGGACCTTTCAATCGAAGAGTTTCGTCTAATGAAATATAAGCAGGTATTTTCATGATTAGACTTTCAAAAACATGATGTATTACGTATAAAGAGGTAACTTTTTCGGCCTTTTTGATGCGTTGGTAAATGAACTTATCGAATCTCTTTTTCACTATCATTTTTCTCTTTTTACTCCAGGCATGCGCTACCAGTGCACCTAAGAGTGATAAGCTGTGTCCGAAAATTTACATCCATTCAAAAGACGAATTCGAATTAAGCGAAACAGAGCAAAGACTTATTTGCGGAGACAGTGAAATCGACGCTTACAAAGTCATTCCATCTTATCAGGCAAGTTATTTGTTGACGGGGTTTTTGCAATCCCGTGGTTATTCACGGCCTCGTTTTGAATATGAAGGCGATCTGCTTCATGTTTATCCTGAAAGTAAATCCTACTTAAAACATGTGATCGTTGTTTCAGATAGTATTGCCGACAATAAAATGGTGGCAGCAGAGATTATGAGAAAGTATGGTGAAGAAGTGATCACACCAAAACTTCTTGATGCCATTGAAGCCGAGTCAATCACACTTTTAAGAAACAATACTTATCCATGTGTAAAGTTGACTTCCACTGTTGATGCCAGCGTAGAGACAGTGACTATCACTTTGACTGGACTTGAGTCCTTTACGTTCGGCAATATTGAAAAAGAAGAGATTGCTGGAGTTTATAGCGAAGCTCTTGAGCGTTTTTATCCTTTCATCGCAGCTGATTTTTTTTCGGAAAGAAAACTCACACTCGCTGAAAAAAGATTTCTTAGGGCGGGAGTTGTTCAAGGAACATACTTTCAGGAGAAATGTGATTTAAAAAAGAAAACGTTTTCTCTGAATCAACAATTTATTCCTGGAACCAGCAAAACTGTCCGACTTGGAATTGGTGCCACGACAGAAGTGGGACCGATGTTTCGGGCCAGATGGTCCAATCAGAGATCTGGAAATATGGCCTCATTGAGTGAAGCTAATTTACAGTTGTCGTTCAGGAATCAATACTTCAGTTTAACTTCTGACAGGTATTTGTGGAGGGATGCTCCCAGAAGATCACTCTTAACGACACTTGAAGTGGAAAGAGATGATCAGGCCACATATCTGGAAACAACGACTCAATTAAAGCCCCATTTAAAATGGACCCGCGATGGAACTTCAAGACTGTGGACATGGTCGGCAGGACCTACGCTTATTTTTGGTTCATACATTACGAATGCCAACAACTCAGATACTAAAAGAGTGAGAACCGGTGCGCTGGAAGGAATGCTTCAGACTCAGAGTCACACTTATGAAATTTTTGACCTACACCCGGAAGATGGGGACTTCATGCAGTTTAATTTTGATTTCCGTCATCCGAGTATGGGATTTCAAGATCCTTTATTAAAATTAGATTTATCTTATTTAAAACTGCTGCGTCTTGGAAATCTTGGAAAAGGAAGTGCTATTGGAGGAATCCGTTTAAACACTTCTACCACATGGGTGCCTGAGAATGTTTTATTATCATCATTGCAGCCTTCGGTTAAGTATTATGGTGGAGGCAGCGATGATGTCCGCGGCTTTAAGCTGAGTACACTTCCGGATAATAACGGTCTGGGGGCACTGACAAAATTAAGTTTTAAATTTGAATTTAGAAAAACCTATGTCTTCATTCCAACGATAGAGAGTTTTACATTTATTGATACAACCTTCTTTGGTGCAAGACCTTGGGAAGTTGAAAACAGGTTATGGTATTCTCCGGGAACAGGCCTAAGATGGCTTTCTCCCATCGGAATCGTGCAGGGATATGTGGCCCGCGCGCTTTCAACTGAAGAAATTAGGGACAATGGGAATTATTACTATCTTGGTCTTGGAGGAGTTTTTTAATGAAAATTCCTGTGAAACAAATTTTAAAAAGACTTACTCTTGTCATAATAGGTTTTGTCGCTTTAATTCTGATTACAGTGATCACGATTCTCGTGACCTTCTTTTACAATCCTACTATTTTCATCAATCCAAAAAATCTGGATTACGCTCTTACCAGAACAAAAGTTTTAGAAAGCTGGTCTTGGAAAAATGCTGAAATTAATCATCAATGGATAGAGTGGAATCAAAGACGATTTTACGGAGGCTTTGAGGACTTGTGTCTGGTGTATGACAATCCGGATGTGAATGTTGATACATGTTTAGAAAAAATATCATGGAACGTAGAACTTAAGTGGACGCTTAGTGGGGGATTCAGCTATGTGGTGTATGAGCCGCTGATGATTGATTCCAGTAAACTTAAGATTCTTCCAAAGGAAAATGATGAAGAGATACCACCGCCGGATTTGATGAGCTACTGGGACATGTTATGGAGTCCACTCGTTCCGGATTTAAATATGAATTTCAAAAAGATTGAAGTTCTTAAAAAAGAGTCACCGCTAACCTTTGATTTAAAGGTCATTAAAAAGGCCAACTCTCTGACGGCCGAAGCCTTAGGGTTTAATCTTTTAGCGACTCCTAAAAAGATTAATATCTTTGCTCCTAAGAACATTCTTTTGCCTTTTGATTTAAAAACCCAAAATCCACTTTATTTCAGTGAAATAAAGTTAGAGGCCAATATTTTACCAACGACAATTCCTGTTGTTGTGTCGGCAAAATTAGAATCGGCCGTTTTTAAAATTCAAACGACGGTGGCAAAATCTTCTTTAAAAGAAGACCTCTCAAAACCAAAGTTTTTAAGTGATATTATCCTGGGGACAACGGGAAGTGTTGAAGTTTCGAAGGTGAAGTCGACTATCGAAAAGCTGGTGCGCCCACCTTATAATATTTTACCGGCCCCATTCAATGTCATGGAAGGAACTTTAAAAATCGGAGTAGTCACTGAGAAGTATGTTGAAAAAGATTCGGTACTTTTAAAAATTAAAACAGAACTGGATATGACGAGTGCCAAGCAGGACTTAAAACTTACTGTGAACTCTGAAGTGCCTTTCATGCTACGTGATAAAAGTATTGGCTCAATTGTTTTAGGTCTTGAACTTAAAAAAGTGAAACTACTTCTTCCAACACTTGCGCGAAATAGACTTCCACCACAGCTTATTCCTGATTCCAGATTTAAAAACTCAACAGTGGTTGTTAGAGAAAACTTAAATCAGCAAAAGCTTCCTCCCAAACTAAAAAAATCTCCCGTGAAAAAAGAGATGGAAGTGGACATGAAGCTGCAGGCATTGAGAGAAAATGCCCTACAGATTAATACCAATTTACTCGATCAAACATTAAGACTGAATTTTGATATTGAAATAAGTAATGGTGAGATTCAAAAAGGATGGATTCAAGCTCTGCCTCTCACAACCACTCTTTTTAAAAGAAAAATCGTGATTCATTCTCTGCGAGTTGTATTCAATGCACCACTTGAGCCGGAAGTTATTGCGACCATTGAATTCCAGTTGCCGGAATATGACATCACACTTCAACTGGAAGGGCCGGCCTCAAAACCACGTCAGGCCTTCTCAAGCCAGCCGCCACTACCAGTAGATGATATTTACGCCGTTTTATTATTTGGAAGACCATTAAGTGGACTTGATCCTGATGACAAAACAGCGGCACAGAAATCTAACCAGATTATCTCTAAAGGTGTTTTATCACTCGCAGTTCTTTATTACTTTGCTGGCAGTCCTATTGAATCGATTGGATATGATCCAGAATCAAATGAAGTGTCGGCGCAAATTGGTTTAGGTGCTAAGAACTCACTTCGAGTTGGAGGCTCTGGCAGTGGACTGAACTCCGCTGGTGTTAGACGTGCGCTTGGAAAGGGCTGGTATATCGACAGCTCTGTAGAGAGAACGACTAATCAAAATGGTGCGAATGGAAGCGGCTACGGTGTACTGCTAGAGCGAATTATTTCTTACTAGTGCAGTGGCGCGTGCTCTTCAAATAAAATTTTATGTAATAGGCGATCAAATTCCTTCGTGTCGTTAGTGTCCCAATCTGCCTCAATTGCCGGCGGTAATTTTACACTAACAGCTTCCTTTAATAGAGCGTGCTCATTTAAAACGGCCATCATTCTATCTGCATTTACCCACACCACGTCGTCAACTTTGTTAAGTGTATGGTTTATATCGTCTGTCATAGTTTCTAAATAATGATTAATGGCCTGTTGTTTTGATGTATACATGA carries:
- a CDS encoding autotransporter assembly complex protein TamA; this encodes MNLSNLFFTIIFLFLLQACATSAPKSDKLCPKIYIHSKDEFELSETEQRLICGDSEIDAYKVIPSYQASYLLTGFLQSRGYSRPRFEYEGDLLHVYPESKSYLKHVIVVSDSIADNKMVAAEIMRKYGEEVITPKLLDAIEAESITLLRNNTYPCVKLTSTVDASVETVTITLTGLESFTFGNIEKEEIAGVYSEALERFYPFIAADFFSERKLTLAEKRFLRAGVVQGTYFQEKCDLKKKTFSLNQQFIPGTSKTVRLGIGATTEVGPMFRARWSNQRSGNMASLSEANLQLSFRNQYFSLTSDRYLWRDAPRRSLLTTLEVERDDQATYLETTTQLKPHLKWTRDGTSRLWTWSAGPTLIFGSYITNANNSDTKRVRTGALEGMLQTQSHTYEIFDLHPEDGDFMQFNFDFRHPSMGFQDPLLKLDLSYLKLLRLGNLGKGSAIGGIRLNTSTTWVPENVLLSSLQPSVKYYGGGSDDVRGFKLSTLPDNNGLGALTKLSFKFEFRKTYVFIPTIESFTFIDTTFFGARPWEVENRLWYSPGTGLRWLSPIGIVQGYVARALSTEEIRDNGNYYYLGLGGVF
- a CDS encoding DUF924 family protein; protein product: MTTNYQEVIDFWFEELTPTQRFERDENIDLKMTERFIALHSSVVAGEYSSWRNEPMGRLAEILVIDQFSRNIYRDDPKSFIYDPMALVLAQEAVRGEYNKNLAPKYKQFLYMPYMHSESDMIHNSAMLLFSEPGLEESFDFELKHKSIIERFGRYPYRNKILGRTSTPEEIEFLKQAGPLFGNNMASFESITIERTTSIQQ
- a CDS encoding alpha/beta fold hydrolase, with the translated sequence MDINTLYVQTQGSFRNEAIIFLHAFPMTSDMWKEQMSFFSKTHYTLAPDLPGFGKGVLPFHAITFEHYVDAVISFLREAGIKRSIWCGLSMGGYLAMRMYERAPELCSGLILANTKAAADDNAAKEKRWSTIKMLHSHREEFIAKQWHAMVSKSSLEKVKLKKCFQEIVSKSDEEGISAGLVSLATRMDNTETLAHITVPTLILAGEHDKIIPLSEMQFLQENIQGSRLEIIKGTGHLSNMENPDDFNKVIADFLASLHTDHVNSSLLN
- a CDS encoding translocation/assembly module TamB domain-containing protein; the protein is MKIPVKQILKRLTLVIIGFVALILITVITILVTFFYNPTIFINPKNLDYALTRTKVLESWSWKNAEINHQWIEWNQRRFYGGFEDLCLVYDNPDVNVDTCLEKISWNVELKWTLSGGFSYVVYEPLMIDSSKLKILPKENDEEIPPPDLMSYWDMLWSPLVPDLNMNFKKIEVLKKESPLTFDLKVIKKANSLTAEALGFNLLATPKKINIFAPKNILLPFDLKTQNPLYFSEIKLEANILPTTIPVVVSAKLESAVFKIQTTVAKSSLKEDLSKPKFLSDIILGTTGSVEVSKVKSTIEKLVRPPYNILPAPFNVMEGTLKIGVVTEKYVEKDSVLLKIKTELDMTSAKQDLKLTVNSEVPFMLRDKSIGSIVLGLELKKVKLLLPTLARNRLPPQLIPDSRFKNSTVVVRENLNQQKLPPKLKKSPVKKEMEVDMKLQALRENALQINTNLLDQTLRLNFDIEISNGEIQKGWIQALPLTTTLFKRKIVIHSLRVVFNAPLEPEVIATIEFQLPEYDITLQLEGPASKPRQAFSSQPPLPVDDIYAVLLFGRPLSGLDPDDKTAAQKSNQIISKGVLSLAVLYYFAGSPIESIGYDPESNEVSAQIGLGAKNSLRVGGSGSGLNSAGVRRALGKGWYIDSSVERTTNQNGANGSGYGVLLERIISY
- a CDS encoding alpha/beta hydrolase translates to MLKVLLPALLTISLHSAYAAKMATPNKEMNTVLTELNKKGGRPIETLTAGEARKQPTPADAVKAVMETKKDMPKALVSIKEVQVNGADGPIPARIYIPEGGIKPMPVVVYYHGGGFVIADNNVYDATPRSLADQTKSIFISVEYRKGPEHKFPAAHDDAFAAYKWVLANAGSFGGDPKRVAVAGESAGGNLALNVAIRARDEKVQIPAHELIIYPIAGSYMGTASYKENANAKPLNREMMGWFMNQYLSDPKQKDDKRINLLTANFQGLNDATIITAQIDPLRSEGFELAEKMKAQGVDVKYKNYKGVTHEFFGMAPVLKEAREAQKLAAKDLTKAFKQ
- a CDS encoding uracil-DNA glycosylase family protein, producing MDLIEYHPYKPFIPPHSKKLIIGNFPIGKFSNPARFHEIKNGEMNFYYGGASNKLWRLLSECFGRSLTTIKEIKFFLKEHHFALADILLSCRRINGSGLDTALYDKTYNTDLRKIIEKENFEELLFTSRHVYTQFRKHIGKFPNIKQTILISPSPTAVRGLVKNKEYLELKKKNRDLSIEEFRLMKYKQVFS